A genomic stretch from Desulfohalobium retbaense DSM 5692 includes:
- a CDS encoding DUF4198 domain-containing protein, whose product MLKRCLCLSLLFLVVFPAGAWAHFGMVIPSQSMVDQNHRQLTVDFSFSHPFEGVGMVLERPERVTIVKQGQVTDVTSELVSTTIMDKKGWQLEYAVRRPGVYTIGMEPKPYWEPAEDCFIIHYTKTLVAAYGAESGWDAPAGYPMEIVPLTRPFGLYAGNVFQGQVLYKGEPLAHAEVEVEYYNREGDATAPTPYMVTQVVKADANGVFSYAAPKAGWWGFAALHTADYTMEHEGEAKDVELGGVLWTRFSKWQNH is encoded by the coding sequence ATGCTGAAGCGGTGCCTGTGCCTGTCTCTTTTGTTTCTCGTGGTCTTTCCTGCCGGTGCCTGGGCCCATTTCGGGATGGTCATCCCGTCGCAATCCATGGTCGACCAAAATCATCGTCAACTCACTGTGGACTTTTCGTTTTCCCATCCCTTTGAAGGTGTGGGCATGGTTCTGGAGCGCCCTGAGCGGGTCACAATCGTCAAGCAGGGCCAGGTCACCGATGTGACCTCGGAACTGGTCTCAACGACAATCATGGACAAAAAGGGGTGGCAGCTCGAGTATGCTGTTCGCCGTCCGGGGGTCTACACCATCGGCATGGAGCCCAAGCCGTATTGGGAACCGGCTGAGGACTGTTTTATTATCCACTATACCAAAACCCTTGTTGCAGCGTATGGGGCGGAGTCCGGATGGGATGCCCCTGCGGGGTATCCGATGGAAATCGTCCCGTTGACCCGGCCGTTCGGGTTGTATGCCGGCAACGTCTTTCAAGGACAGGTCTTGTACAAGGGAGAGCCGCTGGCCCACGCTGAGGTGGAAGTCGAATATTACAATCGCGAGGGAGACGCCACAGCCCCGACGCCGTACATGGTCACTCAGGTGGTCAAGGCCGACGCCAACGGCGTGTTCAGCTATGCCGCTCCCAAGGCGGGATGGTGGGGCTTCGCCGCTTTGCATACGGCAGATTACACCATGGAGCACGAGGGTGAAGCCAAGGACGTCGAACTCGGCGGCGTGCTTTGGACGCGTTTTAGCAAGTGGCAGAACCACTAA
- the cbiM gene encoding cobalt transporter CbiM, with translation MHIAEGVLSAPVLLVGAVAAAGLTGVGVKKTDQDRIPVVAVMAAAFFIASLVHIPLGPASVHLILNGLMGALLGWACVPALLVGLGLQAVLFQFGGLTVLGVNTVIMAAPALGLGLVLRPVIQGRGVVAVAASFCVGMGGVIGAGCVAALALYASGEEFLSAAQLLVAAHLPVALLEGGVTAIVVGSLKRIRPEIFAATSESGV, from the coding sequence ATGCATATCGCTGAAGGAGTGCTTTCTGCTCCCGTACTGCTCGTCGGAGCGGTTGCCGCCGCAGGGCTTACGGGTGTGGGGGTGAAGAAAACGGACCAGGACCGTATTCCTGTCGTGGCTGTCATGGCCGCGGCTTTTTTTATTGCCTCGCTTGTCCATATCCCGCTCGGCCCGGCCAGTGTGCATCTCATCCTGAACGGGCTTATGGGGGCTTTATTGGGATGGGCCTGTGTCCCAGCTTTGTTGGTGGGACTCGGCCTCCAGGCGGTTTTGTTCCAGTTCGGCGGGTTGACGGTCCTGGGAGTGAACACGGTGATCATGGCCGCTCCTGCGCTTGGTTTGGGACTCGTCTTGCGTCCCGTCATTCAAGGCCGAGGGGTCGTGGCTGTCGCGGCGTCGTTTTGCGTCGGCATGGGCGGTGTCATCGGTGCCGGTTGTGTTGCGGCCCTGGCTCTCTACGCCTCGGGTGAAGAGTTTTTGAGTGCGGCGCAACTGTTAGTCGCGGCCCATTTGCCGGTGGCTCTCCTGGAAGGAGGGGTGACAGCGATTGTCGTTGGATCCTTGAAACGGATACGCCCGGAGATATTTGCTGCAACTTCGGAGAGTGGAGTATAG